In Neisseria animalis, a single window of DNA contains:
- a CDS encoding DUF883 family protein, translated as MGKHHFDARREALLKDIRAVMDDIEELYSRSSEAGSEQAEQVKADLQQKLDAAKERLSQFESDIRAKQQHLTEQARRHYEDLEEQADAYWQAGKKQFAEFKQEADRHIREQSCRADQAVREKPYHAIGLAALAGLIVGILLNRR; from the coding sequence ATGGGCAAACACCACTTTGACGCACGCCGTGAAGCACTGCTGAAAGACATCCGTGCCGTGATGGACGATATCGAAGAACTATACAGCCGCAGCAGCGAAGCCGGTTCGGAACAAGCGGAGCAGGTTAAAGCCGATTTGCAGCAAAAACTCGATGCCGCAAAAGAACGACTGTCGCAATTTGAAAGCGACATCCGCGCCAAACAGCAGCACCTCACCGAGCAGGCACGCCGCCATTATGAAGACTTGGAAGAACAAGCAGATGCATACTGGCAAGCCGGAAAAAAACAATTTGCCGAGTTCAAACAAGAAGCCGACCGCCATATTCGGGAACAAAGCTGCCGCGCCGATCAAGCAGTACGGGAGAAACCCTACCATGCCATCGGCTTGGCCGCATTAGCCGGCTTAATTGTCGGCATTCTGCTGAACCGCCGCTAA
- a CDS encoding porin: MKKTIIAMALACLPLAAAADTTLYGQIKSSISASQVKIKSTDGMAKSAAATRINDNTSRIGVKGSETLGGDTKLIWQLEQRVSVLGDRQGWGTRDSFIGLQGKFGTLRAGNLNNILHEMDGFNPWMGTPSAAELGLSAYRGGSRSISVRYESPKFAGIHADLQYAPRDNQNPTDRYTHEKAGRDQYTAGLTYTRPNHYAKLAYTLRKNRVGSEDGQVARLETAYHADKVFLGLGLSYSRANENANTYLGYFTDGFNRYNHHDITADSRKNEAVESFDAALTAGYNSGNFRPRISYAHGRAAKGMHSGKTLVDKFDQLIVGGDYRLSKRTSLRGQLAYLRVGGNTLLYTDAANRTHKGKIEQTAASLGLHHRF, encoded by the coding sequence ATGAAAAAAACCATCATTGCGATGGCGCTGGCCTGTCTGCCTTTGGCAGCCGCAGCGGACACAACCCTGTACGGGCAAATCAAAAGCAGTATTTCTGCCTCACAGGTAAAAATCAAAAGTACAGACGGCATGGCAAAAAGCGCGGCCGCAACCCGTATCAACGACAATACTTCGCGTATCGGCGTTAAAGGCAGCGAAACGCTTGGCGGCGACACGAAACTGATTTGGCAGCTTGAGCAGCGTGTTTCCGTCTTGGGCGACCGACAAGGCTGGGGAACGCGTGATTCGTTTATCGGTCTGCAGGGCAAATTCGGCACCTTGCGCGCCGGCAATCTCAATAATATTTTGCATGAAATGGACGGTTTCAACCCGTGGATGGGTACGCCGAGTGCCGCCGAATTGGGTTTGAGTGCCTACCGTGGCGGTTCCCGCAGCATATCGGTACGCTACGAAAGTCCTAAATTTGCCGGTATTCATGCCGATTTACAATATGCCCCGCGCGACAACCAAAATCCGACCGACCGATACACCCATGAAAAAGCCGGCCGCGACCAATACACCGCCGGCTTGACCTATACCCGTCCGAATCATTATGCCAAACTTGCCTATACCCTGCGGAAAAACCGCGTCGGCAGTGAAGACGGTCAAGTGGCCCGTTTGGAAACCGCCTACCATGCTGATAAAGTATTCTTAGGATTGGGACTTTCCTACTCCCGCGCCAATGAAAACGCCAATACCTATTTAGGCTATTTTACAGACGGCTTCAACCGCTACAACCATCATGACATAACAGCCGACAGCCGTAAAAACGAAGCGGTTGAGTCCTTTGATGCCGCGCTGACCGCAGGTTACAACTCCGGCAATTTCCGTCCGCGCATTTCCTATGCCCACGGCCGGGCGGCTAAAGGCATGCACAGCGGTAAAACGTTGGTGGACAAATTCGATCAGCTTATTGTCGGCGGCGATTACCGCTTGAGCAAACGTACCTCCCTGCGCGGGCAGCTTGCCTATTTGCGTGTCGGCGGCAACACCCTGCTCTAC
- the clpP gene encoding ATP-dependent Clp endopeptidase proteolytic subunit ClpP encodes MTPDFQNYLVPTVVEQSGRGERAFDIYSRLLKERIIFLVGPVNDQSANLVVAQLLFLESENPDKDIFLYINSPGGSVSAGMSIYDTMNFIKPDVSTLCMGMAASMGAFLLSAGAKGKHFSLPNSRVMIHQPLISGGLSGQASDIEIHAKELLKTKAKLNRLIAEHTGQDLAKVERDTDRDNYMTAEEAQEYGLIDQVLTQRGVLGK; translated from the coding sequence ATGACTCCAGACTTTCAAAACTATCTCGTGCCAACCGTTGTCGAACAAAGCGGACGCGGCGAGCGCGCTTTCGATATTTATTCCCGCCTGCTCAAAGAGCGCATCATCTTTTTAGTCGGCCCGGTAAACGACCAGTCTGCCAATCTGGTGGTGGCGCAACTGCTGTTTTTGGAAAGCGAAAATCCGGATAAAGACATCTTCCTCTACATCAACTCCCCCGGCGGTTCAGTCAGCGCAGGCATGTCGATTTATGACACCATGAACTTCATCAAGCCCGATGTCTCCACCCTGTGTATGGGCATGGCCGCCAGCATGGGCGCATTCCTGCTCTCCGCCGGTGCAAAAGGAAAACACTTCTCCCTGCCAAACAGCCGCGTGATGATTCACCAGCCGCTGATCAGCGGCGGACTGTCCGGTCAGGCATCCGATATTGAAATCCATGCCAAAGAGCTGTTGAAAACCAAAGCCAAATTAAACCGTTTGATTGCCGAACATACCGGTCAGGATTTGGCAAAAGTCGAACGCGACACCGATCGCGACAACTACATGACTGCCGAAGAAGCCCAAGAATACGGCTTAATCGACCAAGTCCTCACCCAGCGCGGCGTATTAGGCAAATAA
- a CDS encoding phage holin family protein: MNIREKIDHAQTLLSQGINLLLLRMQILNLDLADQAANIFRILIALAVSSVLLLAALISLFFGLNRLLSETAAIWTFFSIAAAALLIIFLLLYRASSLWRKQNNRIAATLRDIQTDIACLRGKTADNTEGKSNVRTTQQ, encoded by the coding sequence ATGAACATTCGTGAAAAAATCGACCATGCCCAAACGCTGCTCAGTCAAGGCATCAATTTATTACTGCTGAGAATGCAGATACTCAATCTGGATTTAGCCGACCAAGCCGCCAATATTTTCCGCATACTCATCGCATTGGCCGTATCGTCCGTATTGCTGCTGGCCGCACTCATCAGCCTGTTTTTCGGTCTCAACCGCCTTCTGAGCGAAACCGCAGCAATCTGGACATTTTTCAGCATTGCCGCAGCCGCACTGCTCATTATTTTCTTATTGCTCTATCGTGCGTCGAGCCTGTGGCGCAAGCAAAACAACCGCATCGCCGCCACCTTACGCGACATTCAAACCGACATTGCCTGTCTGCGTGGCAAAACAGCCGACAACACCGAAGGAAAATCAAATGTCCGCACAACGCAACAATGA